From one Peredibacter starrii genomic stretch:
- a CDS encoding aminotransferase class V-fold PLP-dependent enzyme, whose amino-acid sequence MSILENNPYRKDFPLIDQIVDGKRLAYLDSANTTLKPLPVIEEMDRYYRAETSNIHRAHYWLSENATNKFEETRDKIAKFIHAPDRKQVIFTKGTTESVNLVAQSYVRKFLKAGDEILLSQMEHHSNIVPWQMAAKEKGIIIKKIPINQKGEIIFDEYKKLLSDKVKLVSVVHISNALGTINPVREMIKLAHTYGAKVFVDGAQSISHLPINVQDLDVDFFAFSGHKMFGPTGVGVLYGKEDVLNAMDPYQGGGSMIDRVTFEETTYNVLPLKFEAGTPPIAGVIALGKSVDYLNHVGINRIMEIEHELLAYATEKLLSIPGLKIYGTAEHKASVISFGIEGMHPNDIAFMMNKSGVAIRTGHHCAQPLMDFFQVPATCRASFSIYNNKEDIDQLYNALKKAVDLFKE is encoded by the coding sequence ATGAGTATTTTGGAGAATAACCCTTATCGCAAAGATTTCCCCCTGATCGATCAGATCGTGGATGGGAAACGTCTGGCGTATCTTGATAGCGCTAATACCACACTTAAGCCACTTCCCGTGATTGAGGAAATGGATCGTTATTATCGTGCAGAGACATCAAACATTCATAGAGCGCACTACTGGCTCTCGGAAAACGCCACCAATAAGTTTGAAGAAACTCGCGACAAAATCGCAAAGTTTATTCATGCTCCAGATCGCAAACAAGTGATCTTCACGAAGGGCACGACTGAGTCGGTAAACCTTGTGGCCCAAAGTTATGTGAGAAAGTTCCTTAAAGCGGGAGATGAAATCCTTCTATCTCAGATGGAGCACCATTCAAACATCGTTCCTTGGCAAATGGCCGCAAAAGAGAAAGGCATCATCATCAAGAAAATTCCTATTAATCAAAAAGGGGAAATTATTTTTGATGAGTATAAGAAGCTTCTTTCAGATAAAGTTAAACTTGTTTCAGTTGTTCATATCTCAAACGCTCTGGGAACGATTAACCCGGTTCGCGAGATGATTAAACTTGCTCATACATATGGAGCAAAGGTCTTCGTCGATGGAGCTCAGTCCATCTCTCACCTGCCAATTAACGTTCAGGATCTAGACGTAGACTTCTTCGCTTTCTCTGGCCACAAAATGTTTGGCCCGACAGGTGTTGGTGTTCTTTACGGTAAAGAAGATGTTTTAAATGCTATGGACCCTTATCAGGGTGGCGGTAGCATGATTGACCGAGTGACTTTTGAAGAAACTACTTACAATGTTCTTCCACTTAAATTTGAAGCAGGAACTCCACCGATCGCCGGAGTGATTGCTCTTGGTAAATCAGTTGATTACTTAAATCATGTTGGCATTAACAGGATCATGGAAATTGAACATGAGTTACTTGCCTATGCCACAGAGAAACTTCTCTCGATCCCGGGACTTAAGATCTACGGAACTGCCGAACATAAGGCGTCTGTGATTTCCTTCGGCATTGAAGGCATGCATCCAAATGATATCGCTTTCATGATGAATAAATCTGGTGTGGCGATTCGTACTGGTCACCACTGTGCTCAGCCATTGATGGATTTTTTCCAGGTACCGGCCACATGCCGTGCTTCGTTCTCAATTTATAACAATAAAGAAGATATTGATCAGCTCTACAATGCACTGAAGAAAGCAGTAGATCTTTTTAAAGAATAG
- a CDS encoding NifU family protein: MSQQALEIIVQPTPNPNALKFILDKDVKTEGKVSFKTPQDCKDVPLAAALFDLRGVDQIHFFQNVITISKFSFEEWDSLEPAVQTCIESFLEDHDPNFKVYDPEADRLANLSPELRSIEEILNKRIRPGLQGDGGDIAVKDYKDNVLIVKYQGACGTCPSSTTGTLEAIRSILRDEFNPDIEVYLAPEV, encoded by the coding sequence ATGTCACAGCAAGCTTTAGAAATTATTGTTCAGCCGACTCCAAACCCAAACGCACTTAAATTCATCCTGGATAAGGATGTTAAGACGGAAGGAAAGGTTTCGTTTAAAACTCCTCAGGACTGTAAAGACGTGCCTCTGGCGGCCGCTCTATTCGATCTTCGTGGTGTGGACCAGATTCACTTCTTCCAGAACGTGATCACAATCTCTAAATTTAGTTTTGAAGAATGGGATTCTTTAGAACCAGCAGTTCAAACTTGTATTGAAAGCTTTCTTGAAGACCATGATCCAAACTTCAAGGTCTATGACCCGGAGGCCGACCGTCTGGCCAACCTTTCACCAGAGCTTCGTTCAATCGAAGAAATTCTAAATAAAAGAATTCGTCCGGGCCTTCAAGGCGACGGTGGTGATATTGCAGTTAAAGACTATAAGGACAACGTTCTTATCGTTAAGTACCAAGGTGCCTGTGGTACTTGCCCAAGTTCAACGACAGGTACTCTAGAGGCCATTAGATCGATTCTCCGTGATGAATTCAATCCGGACATTGAAGTTTATCTTGCCCCTGAGGTTTAG
- a CDS encoding RrF2 family transcriptional regulator, producing the protein MIKINRRVEYALMVLMLMKEKDKSDLTTAREVCDRFETPFDTTAKVMQLMNNVGILHSQKGVKGGYSLARDLSQVTYMELVQLIEGKSFMMDCHEGPCELLHKCNISQPIKRLNDYLINIFNALTLNELLAEDNLLALKKLPEKKVEHCPLVDKVNL; encoded by the coding sequence ATGATTAAGATCAATCGACGGGTCGAGTATGCCCTGATGGTCCTCATGCTCATGAAGGAAAAAGACAAGTCAGATCTCACGACTGCTCGTGAAGTTTGTGACCGATTCGAAACTCCTTTTGATACGACTGCGAAAGTGATGCAGCTAATGAACAACGTAGGTATCCTTCATTCCCAAAAAGGTGTGAAAGGTGGTTACTCATTGGCCCGCGACCTTTCTCAAGTAACTTATATGGAACTGGTGCAGCTGATTGAAGGAAAGAGCTTCATGATGGATTGTCATGAAGGCCCCTGTGAACTTCTTCACAAGTGTAATATCTCTCAGCCCATCAAGCGTTTAAATGATTATTTGATCAATATCTTCAATGCTCTGACATTGAATGAACTATTAGCTGAAGACAATCTCCTGGCTTTGAAGAAATTACCAGAGAAGAAAGTTGAGCACTGCCCTCTGGTTGATAAGGTGAATTTATGA
- a CDS encoding FHA domain-containing protein, with protein sequence MIRLSVQIEFDKTMDLTTHKNSVVVGRSPKCDLIVPHDSISRQHCQIDYSKEKEVFYITDLGSSNGVTINGQRIPPSTKTLIPPNAALSMGKLECELSNKPGASSSDKVVSSDLAPSGDFTSTIRLARIELNKPSITLELEKKPISKRPRNPVTYEEPVEVVKSNKTKWILFSVGLLILAITWFMAPDKN encoded by the coding sequence ATGATCAGACTATCAGTTCAAATTGAATTTGATAAAACAATGGATCTCACGACTCACAAAAATTCTGTGGTCGTGGGTCGTTCGCCCAAGTGTGATCTGATTGTTCCTCATGATTCAATTTCCAGACAACACTGCCAGATCGATTACAGCAAAGAAAAAGAAGTCTTTTATATCACTGATCTTGGTAGCTCCAATGGTGTGACTATCAATGGTCAGCGAATTCCACCGAGCACCAAAACACTCATCCCGCCGAATGCTGCTCTTTCGATGGGTAAGCTAGAATGTGAACTTTCAAATAAGCCGGGAGCTTCTAGTTCTGATAAGGTTGTAAGTTCAGATCTTGCTCCAAGCGGAGATTTTACTTCGACCATTAGACTTGCTCGTATTGAACTCAACAAGCCTTCTATCACTCTTGAACTAGAGAAAAAGCCCATCTCAAAAAGACCGCGTAATCCAGTCACCTATGAAGAACCAGTGGAAGTTGTAAAATCCAACAAGACAAAATGGATTCTTTTCTCAGTAGGACTACTTATTCTGGCCATCACCTGGTTCATGGCACCTGACAAGAATTAG
- the hemF gene encoding oxygen-dependent coproporphyrinogen oxidase — protein MQALDPQLVMKEDPWTRTDHAGHPGGGGITRAFQGELFENAGVNTSCVHGKIDPQFAKHLQGSGDEMWAAGISLIIHPKNPRVPTVHANFRMIHQGNKFWFGGGADLTPYYPYEDDFTYFHGIWKKAAGTDYETMKKTCDEYFNNSHRGLEMRGIGGIFFDHMNSGNTEEDVKKVKHLSEHFIESYFPIVKKRMSENWNEEDEDFMLHRRGRYVEFNLLHDRGTLFGLRTNGRVDSILISLPARCKYSYQYKPKVGSPHEKMWGYYTPKAW, from the coding sequence ATGCAGGCACTGGACCCGCAACTCGTGATGAAAGAAGATCCGTGGACTCGTACTGATCACGCTGGTCACCCAGGCGGTGGTGGTATTACCAGAGCTTTCCAAGGTGAGCTTTTTGAGAACGCGGGAGTTAACACCTCATGTGTTCATGGAAAAATCGATCCTCAGTTCGCTAAACACCTTCAAGGTTCAGGCGATGAAATGTGGGCCGCAGGGATCTCACTAATCATTCACCCAAAGAATCCTCGTGTTCCAACTGTTCATGCCAACTTCCGTATGATTCACCAGGGAAATAAATTCTGGTTCGGTGGTGGGGCAGATCTAACTCCATACTACCCGTATGAAGATGACTTTACTTACTTCCATGGTATTTGGAAGAAGGCCGCTGGTACTGATTACGAAACGATGAAAAAAACCTGTGATGAGTATTTTAATAACTCTCACCGTGGTCTTGAGATGCGTGGGATTGGTGGGATTTTCTTCGATCACATGAACTCTGGTAACACTGAAGAAGATGTGAAGAAAGTAAAACATCTTTCTGAGCATTTCATTGAATCCTATTTCCCGATTGTTAAAAAACGCATGTCGGAGAACTGGAACGAGGAAGATGAAGATTTCATGCTTCACCGTCGTGGCCGTTATGTTGAATTCAACCTGCTTCACGATCGTGGAACACTTTTTGGGTTAAGAACGAATGGGCGAGTGGACTCAATTCTGATTTCGCTTCCGGCCCGCTGTAAGTACTCTTACCAGTACAAACCAAAAGTTGGTTCACCACATGAAAAGATGTGGGGCTACTACACGCCAAAGGCCTGGTAG
- a CDS encoding type IV pilus modification PilV family protein — MKKLFKNQKGMGLLEVLVGISIASVGGYIILNGIDYLSNKKTVVDKNANLENMISGIIGSIRSNIMMEKIDFEPEEFLKHTTYDAVEKSLNLCWVNDGMLPLEAYPTCPGKIGYVVTPFKVGTMEFRGLYKVTLRMTHRELLPNQFREYVFIVKDP, encoded by the coding sequence ATGAAAAAACTATTTAAGAACCAAAAAGGTATGGGTCTGTTAGAGGTTCTGGTAGGGATCTCCATCGCCAGCGTTGGTGGATACATCATTCTTAACGGGATCGATTACCTTAGTAACAAAAAAACCGTTGTAGATAAAAACGCCAATTTAGAAAACATGATCTCCGGTATCATTGGCTCCATCAGATCTAACATCATGATGGAAAAGATTGATTTCGAGCCCGAAGAATTTTTAAAACACACAACCTACGATGCTGTAGAAAAAAGTCTAAACCTATGCTGGGTCAATGATGGGATGCTGCCTCTTGAGGCATACCCTACGTGTCCAGGGAAAATAGGTTATGTCGTAACACCATTCAAAGTCGGAACAATGGAGTTCCGAGGTTTATATAAAGTGACTCTGAGAATGACTCACAGAGAGCTTTTACCAAACCAATTTAGAGAATATGTATTCATTGTGAAGGATCCATGA
- the sufD gene encoding Fe-S cluster assembly protein SufD, with product MNIENLSALADQQIKDSAGALKDFRNAQLSLFKKNGFNSPVLDGYKFTNLETFFGSLTDSALSFQNGELTTLDLNLPGVKVKKLKDHFEEVKNLFKEENALSNLHHALLNDGIILEVAKNAEVKTPIRIVHSMNKAGLSAPTIVVLAHHFSKVTVIEETHGGGSYANVNETYILAHDGANVEHIQMDQGSEEGISHSSVFAELAKDATVRSLIFNASGKLNRKNLQMNLNAAGAHAESYALYLTNGSEHSDISTVINHKAADTTSDQMAKGILDGDSKGIFTGKIHIHPKAQRVASGQLNKNLLLSKKAQAHSQPQLEIFADDVKCSHGSTTGQLSDDEVFYLEARGIPADRARTILAHGFGLEIVLKIQNEEARNLISPLILKRLESKFALGRM from the coding sequence ATGAATATTGAAAACCTATCTGCTTTGGCAGATCAACAAATTAAGGATAGTGCAGGGGCCCTGAAAGATTTCAGAAACGCTCAGCTTTCACTATTCAAGAAGAACGGATTCAACTCTCCGGTTCTGGATGGTTATAAGTTCACTAATCTTGAAACATTCTTTGGTTCTTTAACTGATTCTGCTCTTTCATTTCAGAATGGCGAATTAACAACTTTGGATCTAAACCTTCCAGGAGTTAAAGTTAAGAAGTTAAAAGACCACTTTGAAGAGGTAAAAAATCTCTTTAAAGAAGAAAACGCTCTTTCAAATCTTCACCACGCTCTTCTAAATGATGGAATCATTCTGGAAGTGGCAAAGAATGCGGAAGTAAAAACTCCGATTAGAATTGTTCACTCGATGAACAAAGCAGGTCTTTCTGCTCCGACTATTGTGGTTCTTGCTCACCACTTTTCAAAAGTGACAGTGATCGAAGAAACTCATGGCGGCGGCTCATATGCTAACGTTAATGAGACTTATATCCTTGCCCATGACGGTGCCAATGTTGAGCACATCCAAATGGACCAAGGAAGTGAAGAAGGTATTTCTCATAGTTCAGTATTTGCTGAACTGGCAAAAGACGCCACAGTTAGAAGCTTGATCTTCAACGCTTCTGGAAAGCTTAACCGCAAAAACCTTCAAATGAATTTGAATGCGGCCGGCGCTCATGCAGAATCATATGCCCTCTACCTGACTAATGGGTCTGAGCACTCGGACATCAGCACGGTGATTAATCACAAGGCCGCCGACACGACTTCAGACCAGATGGCGAAAGGCATTTTAGATGGGGATTCAAAGGGAATCTTCACTGGAAAAATTCATATTCACCCTAAGGCCCAACGTGTGGCCTCAGGACAATTAAATAAGAACCTTCTTCTTTCTAAGAAGGCCCAGGCCCACTCGCAACCACAACTTGAGATCTTCGCGGATGACGTGAAATGTTCTCACGGTTCGACCACTGGCCAGCTTTCTGATGATGAAGTGTTTTACTTAGAGGCCCGCGGGATTCCAGCGGACAGAGCAAGAACTATTCTTGCCCATGGTTTCGGTCTAGAGATCGTGCTTAAAATTCAAAACGAAGAAGCACGTAACCTTATCAGTCCGTTGATCTTGAAGCGCCTCGAGAGCAAATTTGCTCTTGGGAGAATGTAA
- the sufB gene encoding Fe-S cluster assembly protein SufB, translated as MKIEDKLQDNYKYGFVTDIETEEFPKGLSEDIVRLISQKKNEPEWLLDFRLKAFRHWTTLTHPEWQYCKIPPIDFNDIYYYSKPKTKKDTYKSLDDVDSELLETFEKLGIPLTEQKRLMGVAVDAVFDSVSVGTTHKEELEKVGVIFCSISEAVEKYPDLVKKYLGTVVPYSDNYYAALNAAVFSDGSFVYIPKGVRCPLDLSTYFRINAKESGQFERTLIVADEGSYVNYLEGCTAPQRDENQLHAAIVELITLDDAEIKYSTVQNWYAGDKEGKGGIYNFVTKRGQCRGKNSKISWTQVEAGSAITWKYPSCVLLGDNSQGSFYSVALTNHYMQADTGTKMIHVGKNTKSTIVSKGISAEKSQNVYRGLVKIMPSATGARNYSQCDSMLIGDECAANTFPFIDVKNNTAIVEHEASTSKISADQIFYLQSRGFSQDKAVSLIVNGFCKDVFKTLPLEFSVEAVKLIEMKLENSVG; from the coding sequence ATGAAAATTGAAGACAAACTACAGGACAATTACAAATACGGATTTGTCACTGACATTGAAACTGAAGAGTTCCCAAAAGGACTTTCGGAGGACATCGTTCGCCTCATTTCTCAGAAGAAAAATGAGCCTGAATGGTTATTAGACTTCCGTCTTAAGGCCTTCCGTCACTGGACGACTCTGACTCACCCTGAGTGGCAGTATTGTAAAATCCCACCGATCGATTTTAACGATATCTACTACTACTCAAAACCTAAGACGAAAAAAGACACTTATAAGTCTTTAGACGATGTGGACTCTGAACTTCTTGAAACGTTCGAGAAGCTTGGTATTCCTCTGACTGAACAAAAGCGTCTGATGGGTGTGGCCGTGGATGCGGTATTCGATTCAGTATCTGTGGGTACAACTCATAAAGAAGAACTGGAAAAAGTTGGAGTTATCTTCTGTTCAATCTCTGAAGCAGTGGAGAAATATCCTGATCTGGTAAAAAAATATCTGGGAACAGTTGTTCCTTATTCAGATAACTACTATGCGGCCCTAAACGCGGCAGTATTCTCTGATGGTTCATTCGTTTACATCCCTAAGGGTGTTCGTTGTCCATTGGATCTATCAACTTACTTCCGTATTAATGCCAAAGAATCAGGTCAGTTCGAGAGAACCCTCATCGTTGCTGATGAAGGCTCATACGTAAACTACCTGGAAGGTTGTACGGCCCCTCAACGTGACGAGAATCAGCTGCACGCTGCGATCGTTGAACTTATCACTCTGGACGATGCTGAGATCAAGTACTCAACTGTTCAGAACTGGTACGCGGGTGATAAAGAAGGTAAGGGCGGTATCTATAACTTCGTAACTAAACGTGGCCAGTGCCGTGGTAAGAACTCAAAAATTTCATGGACTCAAGTTGAGGCCGGATCAGCGATCACTTGGAAATACCCTTCTTGCGTACTTCTTGGTGATAACTCACAAGGCTCATTCTATTCAGTGGCGCTGACTAACCACTATATGCAAGCTGATACAGGAACAAAAATGATTCACGTGGGTAAAAACACGAAATCAACAATTGTTTCAAAAGGTATCTCGGCGGAAAAATCTCAGAACGTCTATCGCGGTCTCGTGAAAATCATGCCGTCAGCAACTGGTGCGCGCAATTACTCTCAGTGTGATTCAATGCTCATTGGTGACGAGTGTGCGGCCAATACCTTCCCTTTTATTGATGTAAAAAATAATACCGCCATCGTGGAGCACGAGGCCTCAACTTCGAAGATCAGCGCTGACCAAATTTTCTATCTTCAGTCGCGTGGTTTCTCGCAGGACAAAGCTGTATCACTTATTGTGAACGGTTTTTGTAAGGACGTGTTCAAGACTCTACCTCTAGAGTTCTCAGTGGAAGCAGTAAAACTAATCGAAATGAAACTAGAAAATAGCGTGGGATAA
- a CDS encoding FHA domain-containing protein translates to MKIFLMNDQHTFEYVIETDRVSVGRASHNDWCVPHHEISKDHFIIYAQDEEYFIQDQGSKNGVYIDNVRIEPYKKYPLNIQQNIVIARVFKLAFYRRPGHTELGITGAIELESQAETFEKLKK, encoded by the coding sequence ATGAAGATTTTCCTAATGAATGACCAGCATACGTTCGAGTACGTCATCGAAACGGACCGGGTCAGTGTCGGCAGGGCAAGTCACAACGATTGGTGTGTTCCTCACCATGAAATTTCCAAAGATCATTTCATTATCTACGCGCAGGATGAAGAGTACTTCATTCAAGATCAAGGCAGTAAAAACGGTGTTTATATTGATAATGTGAGAATCGAACCCTACAAGAAATATCCACTCAATATTCAACAAAACATCGTCATTGCACGAGTATTTAAACTCGCCTTCTACAGACGCCCAGGCCATACCGAATTAGGCATAACCGGGGCAATCGAATTAGAGTCTCAGGCCGAAACTTTCGAAAAATTAAAGAAGTAA
- a CDS encoding FHA domain-containing protein, whose protein sequence is MRLHFKLINGEEQDFTIDKPSFTIGRSSQADIVIPHDGMSRKHCFIENVGGKLFITDLGSMNGVFLDEKRIQPDTPTALPVYLNLSFGAVQSLQIDMEDSTRVYSRPAASNANNAAPAPVEHNQTTTATALLPNKKTKKPKAEVKAAAKKDVQFNVKNMFFFALTLTFIATMTFYFIREKMAEDEPLTPEEMYE, encoded by the coding sequence ATGAGACTACATTTCAAACTCATAAATGGTGAAGAGCAGGACTTTACAATTGATAAACCTAGTTTCACTATCGGAAGATCCAGCCAAGCAGATATAGTTATTCCTCATGATGGGATGTCGAGAAAGCATTGCTTTATTGAGAACGTCGGAGGAAAACTTTTTATTACTGACCTTGGAAGTATGAATGGCGTTTTTCTGGATGAGAAACGTATTCAGCCTGACACCCCTACCGCATTACCCGTTTATTTAAATCTCTCGTTTGGAGCGGTACAAAGCCTCCAAATCGACATGGAAGACAGTACCCGCGTTTATTCCCGTCCAGCTGCTTCAAATGCCAATAATGCGGCCCCAGCACCTGTTGAGCACAATCAGACTACGACTGCTACTGCTCTCTTACCTAATAAAAAGACCAAGAAACCTAAAGCTGAAGTCAAAGCAGCGGCCAAGAAAGATGTACAGTTCAACGTAAAGAACATGTTCTTTTTTGCTCTCACTCTGACATTTATTGCGACAATGACCTTCTATTTTATTCGCGAAAAGATGGCGGAAGATGAACCTTTGACTCCAGAAGAAATGTACGAGTAA
- the sufC gene encoding Fe-S cluster assembly ATPase SufC, with protein sequence MIEIKNLSASVDGNQILKGINLTVKKGEVHAIMGPNGSGKSTLSKVIAGHPAYEVTGGEINFEINGKMKNLLELDPAERAKEGVFLGFQYPIEVPGVSNFTFLKESFNQICEHQGLDKMDDEAFLKHLRTKLKILEMNESFLERSVNEGFSGGEKKKNEILQMAILNPRLSLLDETDSGLDIDALKIVANGVNALKSRFNATILVTHYQRLLDYIVPDYVHVLYKGQIIKSGDKSLALELEEKGYDWLISGVK encoded by the coding sequence ATGATCGAAATTAAAAATCTAAGTGCAAGTGTTGACGGTAACCAAATCCTTAAAGGAATTAACCTGACTGTAAAGAAAGGTGAAGTTCACGCCATCATGGGACCTAACGGTTCTGGTAAATCTACTCTATCAAAAGTCATCGCAGGTCACCCGGCCTACGAAGTAACTGGTGGTGAGATTAATTTCGAAATCAACGGTAAGATGAAAAACCTTCTGGAGCTTGATCCAGCGGAGAGAGCAAAAGAAGGCGTGTTCTTGGGCTTCCAATATCCAATTGAGGTTCCAGGTGTATCTAACTTCACTTTCTTAAAAGAGTCATTCAATCAGATCTGCGAACACCAAGGGCTAGATAAGATGGACGATGAAGCTTTCCTAAAGCACCTTCGTACCAAACTTAAAATCCTTGAGATGAATGAATCATTCCTTGAGCGTTCAGTGAATGAAGGCTTCTCGGGTGGTGAGAAGAAGAAAAACGAAATTCTTCAGATGGCGATCCTTAACCCTCGACTATCGCTTCTTGATGAAACCGATTCAGGTCTGGATATCGACGCACTTAAGATCGTAGCAAATGGTGTAAACGCACTTAAGAGCCGCTTCAATGCCACGATTCTTGTGACTCACTATCAGCGTCTTCTTGATTATATCGTACCTGACTATGTTCACGTTCTTTATAAGGGTCAGATCATTAAATCAGGCGATAAATCTCTTGCATTAGAACTTGAAGAGAAAGGCTATGACTGGCTTATCTCTGGAGTAAAATAA
- a CDS encoding prepilin-type N-terminal cleavage/methylation domain-containing protein, whose product MKRRNGFSMVEMMMALGLTGMLALIAVNLYDFSQKETKVLSEDIINTIARFGASKTLTYDLLSGEPSFNYVNLADDNNLPFFVLAKNEFCRSSTCTRQLTLDIKPGATKSRSFYIIVKRPQGKESLKFTIDPNSVYSPSKIYAGINWQKSNPDYSITKTADRVDSPWQKGRLLMLTSEMDFYDCMSPVHSMGSTGGCKVSCENSGTCNFIVKRPYKMLGGVNTDELDMTYYPIEGAPAGLIKTAYQICRPNKEYNCAATIDLTGGLTTTRSFFDKLPYIPGNDNRATLAPVEIVQYWLERPNPTSADHLIELRRARATLVGGQIKFQKGVILMTGLQSIVFSRANISNSIIDYKLKKVRLKKSLNTK is encoded by the coding sequence ATGAAAAGAAGAAACGGATTTTCGATGGTTGAGATGATGATGGCCCTCGGTTTGACCGGGATGCTGGCCCTCATTGCCGTAAACCTTTATGACTTCTCTCAAAAAGAAACAAAAGTTCTGAGTGAAGATATCATCAACACCATTGCACGCTTCGGTGCTTCGAAGACACTCACCTATGATTTGTTATCAGGTGAGCCAAGCTTTAACTATGTAAACCTGGCCGACGACAATAACCTTCCTTTCTTTGTTCTCGCTAAGAATGAATTCTGTCGAAGCAGTACTTGTACACGTCAGCTAACTCTCGATATTAAACCTGGAGCTACGAAATCTCGCTCTTTCTACATTATTGTGAAGCGTCCTCAAGGGAAAGAGAGCTTAAAGTTCACGATTGATCCAAATTCTGTATATAGTCCCAGCAAAATTTATGCAGGTATCAACTGGCAGAAATCAAATCCAGACTACTCGATCACAAAAACAGCTGATCGAGTCGACTCTCCTTGGCAGAAGGGCCGCCTGCTCATGCTAACTTCGGAGATGGATTTTTATGATTGTATGTCACCAGTCCACTCAATGGGGAGTACTGGTGGATGCAAAGTTTCATGTGAAAACTCTGGTACTTGTAACTTCATCGTAAAACGTCCTTATAAAATGCTTGGTGGAGTAAATACTGATGAATTGGATATGACTTATTATCCTATTGAAGGTGCACCTGCAGGACTAATCAAAACTGCTTATCAGATCTGCCGTCCAAATAAAGAATACAACTGTGCGGCCACTATTGATCTTACCGGTGGTCTAACCACAACAAGATCGTTCTTTGATAAATTGCCCTATATTCCGGGTAATGATAACCGCGCAACTCTCGCTCCAGTTGAGATTGTTCAGTACTGGCTTGAAAGACCTAATCCTACATCTGCCGACCATTTAATTGAGCTCAGACGCGCACGAGCAACATTAGTTGGCGGCCAAATCAAGTTCCAAAAGGGCGTAATCTTAATGACAGGCCTACAATCTATTGTTTTTTCTAGGGCCAACATTTCGAATTCCATCATCGACTACAAATTAAAGAAAGTTCGACTAAAAAAGAGTTTAAATACTAAGTAA